A genomic region of Anas platyrhynchos isolate ZD024472 breed Pekin duck chromosome 19, IASCAAS_PekinDuck_T2T, whole genome shotgun sequence contains the following coding sequences:
- the CYGB gene encoding cytoglobin isoform X1: MLPFLTHVLMVQVCCQRSGRISFPERRSPRTLTRISPSLLSWLPGGSCRRLPMEKVQGEMEIERWERSEEISEAEKKVIQETWSRVYANCEDVGVSVLIRFFVNFPSAKQYFSQFKHMDDTLEMERSLQLRKHAQRVMGAINTVVENLNDPEKVSSVLALVGKAHALKHKVEPVYFKKLTGVLLEVISEAYGNDFTPEAHGAWTKMRTLIYTHVTAAYKEVGWAPYPNATL; encoded by the exons ATGCTGCCGTTTCTCACCCATGTGCTGATGGTGCAGGTCTGCTGCCAACGGAGTGGAAGAATCAGCTTCCCCGAAAG GAGATCCCCGCGCACACTCACACGCATCTCCCCGAGCCTCCTCTCCTGGCTTCCCGGAGGATCGTGCCGGCGGCTCCCCATGGAGAAAGTCCAGGGAGAAATGGAGATCGAGAGGTGGGAAAGAAGTGAAGAGATCTCGGAGGCGGAGAAGAAGGTGATTCAGGAGACATGGAGCAGAGTGTACGCCAACTGCGAGGACGTCGGGGTCTCCGTGCTCatcag GTTTTTTGTCAACTTCCCCTCGGCCAAGCAGTACTTCAGCCAGTTCAAGCACATGGACGACACGCTGGAGATGGAGAGGAGCTTGCAGCTGCGCAAGCACGCCCAGCGGGTCATGGGGGCCATTAACACCGTGGTGGAGAACCTCAATGACCCCGAGAAGGTCTCCTCCGTCCTGGCCCTGGTGGGCAAAGCCCACGCCCTCAAGCACAAAGTGGAGCCCGTCTACTTTAAG AAACTCACTGGTGTCCTGCTGGAGGTCATCTCCGAGGCGTACGGCAACGACTTCACCCCGGAGGCGCACGGCGCCTGGACCAAGATGCGGACCCTCATCTACACCCACGTCACGGCGGCGTACAAGGAGGTGGGCTGGGCACCGTACCCCAACGCCACCCTGTGA
- the CYGB gene encoding cytoglobin isoform X2 has product MEKVQGEMEIERWERSEEISEAEKKVIQETWSRVYANCEDVGVSVLIRFFVNFPSAKQYFSQFKHMDDTLEMERSLQLRKHAQRVMGAINTVVENLNDPEKVSSVLALVGKAHALKHKVEPVYFKKLTGVLLEVISEAYGNDFTPEAHGAWTKMRTLIYTHVTAAYKEVGWAPYPNATL; this is encoded by the exons ATGGAGAAAGTCCAGGGAGAAATGGAGATCGAGAGGTGGGAAAGAAGTGAAGAGATCTCGGAGGCGGAGAAGAAGGTGATTCAGGAGACATGGAGCAGAGTGTACGCCAACTGCGAGGACGTCGGGGTCTCCGTGCTCatcag GTTTTTTGTCAACTTCCCCTCGGCCAAGCAGTACTTCAGCCAGTTCAAGCACATGGACGACACGCTGGAGATGGAGAGGAGCTTGCAGCTGCGCAAGCACGCCCAGCGGGTCATGGGGGCCATTAACACCGTGGTGGAGAACCTCAATGACCCCGAGAAGGTCTCCTCCGTCCTGGCCCTGGTGGGCAAAGCCCACGCCCTCAAGCACAAAGTGGAGCCCGTCTACTTTAAG AAACTCACTGGTGTCCTGCTGGAGGTCATCTCCGAGGCGTACGGCAACGACTTCACCCCGGAGGCGCACGGCGCCTGGACCAAGATGCGGACCCTCATCTACACCCACGTCACGGCGGCGTACAAGGAGGTGGGCTGGGCACCGTACCCCAACGCCACCCTGTGA